The Candidatus Omnitrophota bacterium genome has a window encoding:
- a CDS encoding UvrB/UvrC motif-containing protein: MLCDICGKNEATVHLTEIINEQMTKLHLCEECAKKKGAEMEEHFGLADLLAGLANLDTPVETMKDKKVKCSSCGMTYTDFKKIGRLGCGQCYETFKTYLAPLLKRIHGSEIHLGKAPGKKGKLTKSRKVDVEQLKRRLKRAIELEEFEEAAQLRDEIKKYEREEGKK, translated from the coding sequence ATGCTTTGTGATATCTGCGGCAAGAATGAAGCGACAGTCCATCTTACAGAGATTATAAATGAACAGATGACTAAACTTCATCTTTGCGAGGAATGCGCCAAAAAGAAAGGCGCGGAGATGGAGGAACATTTCGGCCTTGCCGATCTATTGGCGGGCCTCGCCAATTTAGACACTCCCGTAGAGACGATGAAAGATAAAAAAGTCAAATGTTCTTCCTGCGGTATGACCTACACTGATTTTAAAAAGATAGGAAGATTAGGCTGCGGCCAATGCTATGAAACATTCAAGACATATTTGGCGCCTTTATTAAAGAGGATCCACGGCTCGGAGATCCATCTGGGGAAGGCCCCCGGCAAGAAAGGCAAACTTACGAAAAGCAGAAAGGTCGATGTTGAGCAATTAAAGCGGCGTTTAAAACGCGCAATAGAACTTGAGGAGTTTGAGGAAGCCGCACAGCTGAGGGACGAGATCAAAAAGTACGAACGCGAAGAAGGTAAAAAATGA
- a CDS encoding methyl-accepting chemotaxis protein — protein sequence MKPKIHARRKYLINKEIQLSYSWLLIVCVGLVILVFGLSLWYINKVHLDLFHQIVGEDALPKAYIDSIQNQFLIGIPITIVLVSLLLFGLGIYSSHKVAGPMYRIAKNMNLIGVENHIDTVQIRKRDQLRGLADAFNHMVHALKDRMYQDMRLIDQVRMKIAQLHTGLKGESVDIDKLSEQVKEIDKLAIEMKNRKQEE from the coding sequence ATGAAGCCAAAGATCCACGCGCGCCGGAAGTATCTTATCAATAAGGAAATACAGCTTTCTTACAGCTGGCTGCTTATTGTTTGCGTAGGTTTGGTAATATTGGTTTTCGGATTATCCTTGTGGTACATAAACAAAGTGCACCTGGACCTATTTCATCAGATAGTAGGCGAAGATGCGCTGCCGAAGGCCTATATAGACTCAATACAGAACCAGTTTTTGATAGGCATTCCCATAACTATAGTCCTAGTGTCGCTTTTACTTTTTGGCCTGGGCATTTACAGCTCTCACAAAGTGGCGGGTCCGATGTACCGCATAGCCAAAAACATGAATTTAATAGGAGTGGAAAACCATATAGATACGGTTCAGATAAGAAAAAGAGACCAATTGCGCGGACTGGCGGATGCCTTTAATCATATGGTCCACGCGCTAAAAGACAGGATGTATCAGGATATGCGCCTCATAGACCAGGTTAGAATGAAGATAGCGCAGCTGCATACCGGCCTTAAAGGTGAGAGCGTAGATATAGATAAGCTTTCCGAACAGGTCAAAGAGATAGACAAGTTAGCGATTGAGATGAAGAATAGAAAACAGGAAGAGTAA
- the ilvE gene encoding branched-chain-amino-acid transaminase — MGLKVYIDGKFYEKEDAKISVFDHGLLYGDGVFEGIRSYNRRVFKLDEHINRLYASAKTIMLDIPLSKKEMQDAVIATLKKNHMDNAYIRLIVTRGPGDLGLDPRKCKRPTVVVITDNIVLYPDKYYKNGLEIITVPTRRNIPEALNPKVKSLNYLNNILAKIEAANAGFEEAIMLNSDGYVLECTGDNIFIVKNGELLTPPTYLGALEGVTRDAVIGIAQAKSMRFSEKVMTRHSLFNAEECFLTGTAAEIIPVIKIDNRVIGSGAPGKVTAKLMDEFRKLTKKDGTKY, encoded by the coding sequence ATGGGCCTTAAAGTCTACATAGACGGAAAATTTTATGAAAAAGAAGATGCTAAGATATCGGTCTTTGACCACGGGCTTCTTTACGGGGACGGCGTCTTTGAGGGGATAAGATCGTATAATCGCCGAGTATTTAAACTGGATGAACACATAAACAGATTATACGCCTCAGCCAAGACCATTATGCTTGATATCCCGCTTTCGAAGAAGGAAATGCAGGATGCGGTTATAGCCACGCTGAAAAAGAATCATATGGATAACGCATATATAAGGCTTATCGTAACCCGTGGCCCAGGCGACCTTGGGCTCGACCCGAGAAAATGTAAAAGGCCGACTGTCGTCGTTATTACGGATAATATAGTTCTCTACCCTGATAAATATTACAAAAACGGGCTCGAGATAATAACCGTACCGACGAGGCGGAATATACCGGAGGCTCTCAATCCAAAGGTCAAGTCTCTCAATTACCTGAATAACATCCTCGCAAAGATAGAGGCGGCCAATGCGGGTTTTGAAGAGGCGATCATGCTGAACTCGGATGGGTATGTTTTGGAATGCACAGGTGACAATATCTTCATAGTAAAAAACGGAGAGCTTCTCACGCCTCCGACTTATCTGGGCGCGCTGGAAGGAGTAACCAGAGATGCTGTCATAGGTATAGCGCAGGCAAAGTCGATGAGGTTCTCCGAAAAGGTGATGACAAGGCACAGTTTATTTAATGCCGAAGAATGCTTCCTTACCGGGACCGCAGCCGAAATAATACCCGTCATCAAGATCGACAATAGGGTCATCGGCAGCGGAGCGCCGGGCAAGGTGACGGCAAAACTTATGGACGAATTTCGTAAGCTGACCAAAAAAGACGGAACGAAATATTGA
- a CDS encoding ABC transporter ATP-binding protein encodes MNDLMVRAKDLRKSFYNGKNRIDAVKGADIFIKNGESLFITGPSGTGKSTLLNILAGFEKPDKGEVILGGENIYRLSDKKRAVIRNEKIGFIFQFYHLLPEFTAAENVMLPALMHPKCVRVAAKKKAEELLAKVGLSMRLNHRPGEMSGGEQQRVAIARSLINSPKVLFCDEPTGNLDSKNSRAIYELLFGISKENGLTLAVVTHEAGFAASADRCLGIKDGLLV; translated from the coding sequence ATGAATGACCTTATGGTTCGCGCCAAAGACCTGCGGAAGAGCTTTTATAACGGCAAAAACAGGATAGATGCCGTAAAAGGCGCAGATATATTTATAAAAAACGGCGAAAGCCTTTTTATAACAGGCCCTTCGGGCACCGGCAAGTCCACGCTTCTCAATATCCTCGCCGGTTTTGAAAAACCGGATAAGGGCGAGGTCATATTAGGCGGAGAAAATATATATAGATTGTCCGATAAAAAACGCGCTGTCATACGTAATGAGAAAATAGGTTTTATTTTTCAGTTTTACCATTTACTTCCGGAATTTACAGCGGCCGAAAATGTAATGCTGCCGGCATTGATGCACCCGAAGTGCGTGAGAGTGGCCGCAAAGAAAAAGGCAGAGGAACTTTTGGCCAAGGTAGGCCTTTCCATGCGGCTTAATCACAGGCCCGGAGAGATGTCGGGCGGAGAGCAGCAGCGCGTGGCGATAGCGCGCTCGCTTATAAATTCGCCGAAGGTCTTATTTTGCGATGAGCCCACGGGGAATCTCGATTCAAAAAATAGCCGGGCTATATATGAGCTCTTATTCGGCATAAGCAAAGAGAACGGCCTGACATTGGCTGTGGTTACGCACGAGGCAGGCTTTGCCGCCAGCGCGGACAGGTGCCTTGGAATAAAAGATGGGCTGTTGGTCTGA
- a CDS encoding ABC transporter permease, translating into MNWHFFVALRYFNTRSRESFISVISLISVLGVAVGVAALIIVIAVMSGFNSELKERIIGTTPHIFIEKEGGINPSDPAVKKVLSETKEVTGSSAFVAGQVLLKYGDNFTGAILNGIDEDTEQRVTNIKKYVEGPAPVLGAGGILIGNELAREMGLKPGDEVSLVSAVSGKPQSFEVAGIFNTGLYSFDVNNAFVNLAAAQKLFDTKSAVTAVTVRIKDVLKADAVKKEIASKLRYPYFVRNWMDLNKNLFGALLLEKIVMFALLALIVLVACFNIASMLIMRVMEKTKDIGILKAIGASNADVMSVFRIEGFLVGLIGTILGSAAGLLIVWLQKAYKLIKLPSDVYYIDALPVSINWHEPAMIAVAAILLSLAATVYPSLQAARLEVVEALRYE; encoded by the coding sequence ATGAACTGGCACTTTTTCGTCGCGCTAAGATATTTTAATACGCGCAGCAGAGAGAGTTTTATCTCGGTGATAAGCCTTATATCTGTTTTAGGGGTGGCAGTCGGCGTGGCTGCGCTCATAATCGTTATAGCTGTAATGAGCGGGTTTAATAGTGAACTTAAAGAGAGGATCATAGGAACGACACCGCACATATTTATCGAAAAGGAAGGTGGTATAAATCCTTCGGATCCGGCGGTTAAAAAGGTCCTCTCCGAAACTAAAGAAGTGACAGGTTCATCCGCTTTTGTCGCAGGCCAGGTCCTTTTAAAATACGGCGATAACTTTACAGGCGCCATATTGAACGGTATTGATGAAGATACCGAACAGCGCGTTACAAATATAAAAAAATACGTAGAAGGCCCTGCTCCGGTCTTAGGCGCGGGCGGCATTTTGATAGGAAATGAACTCGCAAGAGAAATGGGGCTTAAGCCGGGCGACGAAGTCTCTTTGGTATCCGCTGTATCAGGCAAGCCGCAGTCTTTTGAAGTCGCCGGTATTTTTAATACGGGTTTATATAGTTTTGATGTGAATAATGCCTTTGTAAATCTGGCCGCCGCTCAAAAATTATTCGATACAAAAAGCGCGGTGACCGCTGTGACCGTCAGAATAAAAGATGTGCTTAAGGCGGATGCGGTAAAAAAAGAGATCGCGTCAAAGCTGCGTTATCCCTATTTCGTGCGCAATTGGATGGATCTGAACAAAAATTTATTCGGCGCCCTTCTCTTGGAAAAGATAGTCATGTTTGCGCTCCTTGCCCTTATAGTTTTGGTGGCTTGCTTCAATATCGCAAGCATGCTGATTATGAGGGTGATGGAAAAAACAAAAGACATCGGCATACTAAAAGCGATAGGCGCCTCAAACGCTGATGTCATGTCGGTATTCAGGATAGAAGGTTTTCTGGTGGGATTGATAGGTACTATTTTAGGCTCGGCGGCAGGGCTTTTAATAGTCTGGCTTCAAAAAGCATACAAGCTGATAAAACTGCCTAGCGATGTTTATTATATAGATGCGCTTCCCGTGAGCATAAATTGGCATGAGCCGGCGATGATAGCCGTAGCCGCGATTCTTTTAAGCCTCGCCGCGACGGTTTATCCGTCATTGCAGGCCGCGCGGCTTGAGGTGGTTGAGGCGCTTAGGTATGAATGA
- the lysS gene encoding lysine--tRNA ligase — protein sequence MSGIIKDRYAKLDSLIARGIDPFGGKFSASSRVKGILADFKIGEKATIAGRLMAKRKHGKSIFCDIRDETDKIQLYFNSDTLGIDKFDIIDSMLDIGDIIGARGELFKTRTNEPTIKVEDFTVLSKSLRPLPEKWHGLKDVETRYRQRYLDLIANPGVRKIFSTRSEIIKSIRSILDLKGYLEVETPMMQPMAGGASGKPFKTHHEALDMDLYLRIAPELYLKRLLVGGFEKVYEINKSFRNEGISIRHNPEFTMLEVYTAYSDCEGTMELTRELVTETAKKVLGKDKIEYQGKTIDLTKWEKVSFSEIMKTSYDINPDDDEKLWIKKLKAKGIEIEGKNIGRTQVANIIADLLTPKADHPVFVVDMFKDLCPLAKVKKDSPLLTDRFELFMGGMEIANAYSELNNPIEQKERFVEQREDGEIDEDFIRALEYGMPPAGGLGIGIDRLVMLLTDSPSIRDVILFPQLRKET from the coding sequence ATGTCTGGTATCATTAAAGATAGGTATGCGAAACTGGACTCATTGATTGCAAGGGGGATAGACCCTTTTGGCGGAAAATTCAGCGCTTCTTCGCGCGTAAAAGGTATTTTAGCCGATTTTAAAATAGGCGAAAAGGCTACCATCGCCGGCAGGCTCATGGCTAAGCGCAAACACGGCAAGAGCATATTTTGCGATATTCGAGACGAGACAGATAAGATACAGCTATATTTTAACAGTGATACGCTCGGTATTGACAAATTCGATATTATAGATTCTATGCTTGATATCGGAGATATAATCGGCGCTAGAGGGGAGCTATTTAAGACCAGGACGAACGAACCAACCATAAAGGTCGAGGATTTTACGGTCCTTTCAAAGAGCCTGAGGCCTCTTCCGGAGAAGTGGCACGGCCTTAAGGACGTAGAAACAAGATATAGGCAGAGGTACCTTGATCTCATAGCCAATCCCGGCGTAAGGAAGATATTTAGTACGCGCTCGGAGATAATAAAGAGCATACGTTCTATCCTGGATTTAAAAGGTTATCTGGAGGTCGAGACGCCCATGATGCAGCCTATGGCGGGAGGGGCGAGCGGTAAACCCTTTAAGACGCATCACGAGGCGCTTGATATGGATCTTTACCTCAGGATAGCGCCGGAGCTTTACCTTAAAAGGCTTCTCGTAGGCGGCTTTGAAAAGGTCTACGAAATAAACAAGAGTTTCAGAAATGAGGGCATATCCATAAGGCACAATCCCGAATTTACGATGCTCGAGGTCTATACCGCGTATAGCGATTGCGAGGGGACTATGGAATTGACCAGGGAGCTCGTAACCGAGACGGCAAAAAAAGTTTTAGGAAAAGATAAAATAGAATATCAAGGCAAGACGATAGACCTTACTAAATGGGAGAAGGTCTCTTTTTCCGAGATAATGAAGACGTCCTACGACATAAATCCTGACGATGACGAGAAACTTTGGATAAAGAAACTGAAGGCAAAAGGCATAGAGATAGAAGGCAAAAATATCGGAAGGACGCAGGTCGCTAATATCATCGCCGACCTTCTTACACCCAAGGCGGATCATCCGGTATTCGTAGTGGATATGTTTAAAGACCTCTGCCCGCTCGCCAAAGTGAAAAAAGACAGCCCGCTTCTTACCGACAGGTTCGAACTTTTTATGGGCGGTATGGAAATCGCTAACGCTTATTCGGAATTGAATAACCCGATAGAGCAGAAGGAGCGTTTTGTAGAGCAGCGGGAAGATGGCGAGATAGACGAGGATTTCATAAGGGCGCTGGAGTACGGCATGCCTCCGGCCGGCGGACTTGGCATAGGGATAGACCGGCTTGTCATGCTGCTTACGGATTCCCCTTCGATCAGGGATGTGATACTATTTCCGCAGCTTAGGAAGGAGACATGA
- a CDS encoding methyl-accepting chemotaxis protein, with amino-acid sequence MENRRKNYFIKKEFQAKFILKFCALVALTALISASVIYLFLSQSVITVFENSRIVIKPSTEFIMPGLILSGLVSIALVGVTTIIIVLFISHRIAGPLYKIESSLEKMGDGDLSFDISFRKNDETKILSEVFNRARRRLNNMISGIKKDLKEGRDVTERIEKFKLG; translated from the coding sequence ATGGAAAATAGACGCAAAAATTATTTTATAAAGAAGGAATTCCAGGCGAAATTTATCCTGAAGTTCTGCGCATTGGTAGCGCTTACTGCTTTGATATCGGCTTCGGTGATATATCTATTTTTAAGTCAGAGCGTGATCACCGTTTTTGAAAATTCGAGGATTGTAATAAAACCGAGCACGGAATTTATAATGCCCGGGCTTATTCTAAGCGGCCTTGTATCTATAGCGCTGGTAGGAGTGACTACCATCATCATAGTGCTTTTTATCTCGCATCGCATAGCGGGCCCTCTTTATAAAATTGAGAGTTCACTGGAGAAGATGGGAGACGGCGATTTAAGCTTTGATATATCCTTCAGGAAAAATGATGAGACGAAGATACTTTCCGAGGTCTTCAATAGGGCGCGCCGGCGCTTAAACAACATGATCAGCGGCATAAAAAAGGACCTGAAAGAAGGCCGCGACGTTACGGAAAGAATAGAAAAGTTTAAATTGGGCTAG
- a CDS encoding SurA N-terminal domain-containing protein, with amino-acid sequence MKLRICLLILAIFFISGCAVKKGEERVLARINDYEMSVEDFNYESSEVLRMGRMTGEIPITKKEMLDALITKEVLIQEAVKKGLDKEKAFMKTIELYWEQALLKNLLVNKSDEITQKTVVYEDDIKRYYDSMQNKIKARVIVFSDERSARKALGQNEAALLAWKNEPQKHSIDAVIPSSWYILGEDKTSVEYAVFDIDAKKGKGVTKLSGKWALVIIDEITPNETGPLAPLKDEIIKNIRTVKEGEAMEGWIDSLRSKSRIKIDEKVFDTLN; translated from the coding sequence ATGAAATTGCGTATATGTCTACTTATTCTGGCGATATTTTTTATAAGCGGCTGCGCGGTCAAAAAAGGCGAAGAAAGAGTGCTTGCGCGCATAAACGATTACGAAATGAGCGTCGAAGATTTTAATTACGAATCAAGTGAAGTCTTAAGGATGGGCAGGATGACCGGCGAGATACCTATTACAAAAAAAGAGATGCTGGACGCGCTCATTACGAAAGAAGTTCTTATACAGGAAGCAGTCAAAAAGGGCCTTGATAAGGAGAAGGCCTTTATGAAGACGATAGAGCTCTATTGGGAGCAGGCGCTTCTTAAAAATCTTTTGGTCAATAAAAGCGACGAAATAACTCAGAAGACCGTTGTATACGAAGATGATATAAAGCGCTACTACGATAGTATGCAGAATAAAATAAAAGCGAGGGTCATAGTATTTTCCGACGAGAGGTCGGCGCGGAAAGCGCTGGGGCAAAATGAAGCCGCTCTTTTGGCGTGGAAGAATGAGCCGCAGAAACACTCTATTGATGCTGTGATTCCTTCGAGCTGGTATATTTTGGGCGAAGATAAGACCTCAGTAGAATATGCCGTATTTGACATAGATGCCAAAAAAGGAAAAGGTGTAACAAAGTTAAGCGGAAAGTGGGCCTTAGTCATTATAGATGAGATTACACCGAATGAGACAGGGCCTCTTGCCCCTCTTAAAGACGAAATAATAAAAAATATACGCACGGTGAAAGAGGGAGAGGCGATGGAGGGATGGATAGATTCGCTGCGCTCAAAATCGCGAATAAAAATAGATGAGAAGGTGTTCGATACATTAAACTAA
- a CDS encoding CHASE2 domain-containing protein, which produces MRILEKIKSAFKRKSGGKASGAISDFRLGIIMALIIAGLSFAGSFEKYELLALDEMFRIRGFEAPSDKIIIIEIEDHSLEILGRWPWPRSHHASFLDILDEARPAVVIFDILFPEADPENDGTFAAVAEKTGNVYLAAYFSLEKYAPPAPLSEDLVLKRMPSVGGKVKDKNRYLKASSVTLPVAELADSAKRISIVNVPSDPDGATRHLPLLIEFGEKLYPALSLQIASDYLGVDTKDIKVEPNSIVLPVVGNPIRIPVDSKASMVINYCGPINTFERYSYVQVIQDYNRLINGEEPVILNKLKGKIIFIGHTATGTIDSRIMPFSNAYPAVGVHASALSNILKRNFMRRAGVSTNMLTILLLGGMLSALLRKGRKALTNFGIMLAVFFAYAVSAFVLFAYLDFWINSFAPLVAIIFIYVGLTANQYSAIRYEKRVLENELLIARAIQQSFLPKNYPQVQFLEFAARCLPAKHIGGDLYDFITLENGKIGVVIGDVSGKGVPAALYMARTISEFRTTAHFDKDPAETLRILNDAVSKEGMEKSFITMQYVTIDLKSKEFLFSNAGHNTIIHFINNSRKIEEIDTEGGMPIGVMEGIDFYNKQVPMEKGDILFLYSDGVSEAMDKNRKEFGLNRVKDILLANYGLGALDIMSKVLTAIEIFSKGAPQHDDITVIVIKAV; this is translated from the coding sequence ATGCGGATTTTAGAAAAGATAAAGAGCGCTTTTAAAAGAAAGTCCGGCGGCAAGGCTTCAGGGGCGATCAGCGATTTCAGATTAGGTATAATAATGGCCTTGATTATTGCCGGCCTGTCCTTCGCAGGCTCTTTCGAAAAGTACGAACTCTTAGCTCTTGACGAGATGTTTAGGATCCGCGGTTTTGAGGCGCCCTCCGATAAGATAATTATCATCGAAATAGAAGATCATAGCCTGGAAATACTCGGCAGGTGGCCCTGGCCAAGGAGCCATCACGCGAGCTTTCTGGATATTCTGGACGAAGCACGCCCGGCAGTTGTAATCTTTGATATACTCTTTCCCGAAGCCGACCCGGAAAACGACGGAACATTTGCGGCGGTTGCCGAAAAGACAGGCAATGTATATCTGGCCGCATATTTTTCCCTGGAAAAATATGCCCCTCCCGCGCCTCTTTCCGAAGATTTAGTATTGAAACGCATGCCCTCGGTGGGCGGCAAGGTTAAAGATAAAAACAGATATTTAAAGGCGTCTTCAGTGACTTTGCCGGTTGCGGAACTGGCTGACTCGGCAAAAAGGATTTCCATAGTGAATGTGCCTTCCGACCCTGATGGGGCAACTCGCCACCTTCCGCTACTTATAGAGTTTGGAGAAAAACTTTATCCGGCCCTGAGCCTTCAGATTGCCTCCGATTATCTGGGCGTAGATACGAAAGATATTAAGGTAGAGCCCAATTCTATTGTATTGCCCGTCGTAGGCAATCCCATCCGCATACCCGTCGACTCCAAGGCAAGTATGGTCATTAATTACTGCGGCCCGATCAATACCTTTGAAAGATATTCCTACGTGCAGGTTATTCAGGACTATAACAGGCTGATAAACGGCGAAGAGCCCGTCATTTTAAATAAATTAAAAGGGAAAATAATCTTCATAGGACATACGGCGACCGGGACCATAGATTCAAGAATAATGCCATTTTCCAATGCCTATCCGGCGGTAGGAGTGCACGCCAGCGCTTTAAGTAATATTCTGAAAAGAAATTTTATGCGCCGCGCGGGCGTATCAACCAATATGTTAACTATTTTGTTATTGGGCGGTATGTTAAGCGCGTTATTAAGAAAAGGCAGGAAAGCACTTACGAATTTTGGTATTATGCTGGCCGTATTTTTTGCGTATGCAGTGTCCGCTTTTGTACTGTTTGCTTATTTAGATTTCTGGATAAATAGCTTTGCTCCGCTCGTTGCCATAATATTTATATATGTAGGCCTGACGGCAAACCAATACAGCGCCATTAGGTATGAAAAGAGGGTGCTGGAAAACGAGCTTCTTATAGCAAGGGCGATACAACAGAGTTTTTTGCCTAAAAATTATCCCCAGGTGCAATTTTTGGAATTCGCCGCCAGATGTTTGCCGGCAAAGCATATAGGCGGGGACCTTTATGATTTTATAACGCTTGAAAACGGTAAGATCGGAGTCGTTATAGGCGACGTGTCCGGAAAGGGTGTGCCGGCAGCGCTGTACATGGCGCGTACAATAAGCGAATTTAGGACCACAGCGCATTTCGATAAAGATCCGGCCGAAACATTACGGATTTTGAACGACGCCGTTTCCAAGGAAGGCATGGAAAAATCCTTCATCACCATGCAATATGTCACTATAGATCTTAAGTCGAAAGAATTTCTGTTTTCAAACGCTGGGCATAATACAATTATTCATTTTATTAATAACAGCCGCAAAATAGAAGAGATAGATACAGAAGGCGGAATGCCTATAGGTGTGATGGAAGGCATAGACTTCTATAATAAACAAGTGCCTATGGAGAAGGGCGATATACTCTTTTTGTACTCGGACGGTGTTTCGGAGGCGATGGATAAGAACCGAAAAGAGTTCGGACTGAATCGCGTTAAAGATATCCTGTTGGCCAATTACGGATTGGGCGCCTTAGATATAATGTCAAAAGTGCTGACTGCGATAGAAATATTTTCAAAGGGCGCGCCCCAGCATGATGATATAACGGTTATAGTTATTAAGGCAGTATAG
- a CDS encoding ComF family protein translates to MAAYEGVMRECIHKFKYNGMLSVEGLFAELMTDYAGKYIDKNLFDFIIPVPLYRTKLRERSFNQAAILASSVSRKLKIPCINNNLIRIRAGKPQIDLPKRERLKNIKGAFKLKRPVLLNDKSVLLIDDVFTTGATLNECSRVLKLAGTGYIEAFTLAQGM, encoded by the coding sequence GTGGCCGCTTATGAAGGCGTAATGCGCGAATGCATACATAAGTTCAAGTATAACGGTATGCTTTCTGTGGAGGGGCTCTTTGCGGAACTAATGACAGATTACGCCGGAAAATACATAGATAAAAATCTTTTTGATTTCATTATTCCCGTCCCGCTTTACAGGACAAAACTGCGGGAAAGATCTTTTAATCAGGCGGCTATATTGGCGTCTTCGGTCTCCCGTAAACTGAAAATACCCTGCATCAACAATAACCTTATAAGAATAAGGGCGGGAAAGCCGCAGATAGATCTGCCAAAAAGAGAACGCCTGAAAAACATTAAAGGCGCATTCAAACTGAAAAGGCCGGTTTTATTGAACGACAAATCCGTTTTACTTATAGATGATGTCTTTACCACCGGCGCCACCTTGAACGAATGTTCAAGAGTCCTTAAGCTTGCGGGTACAGGATATATAGAGGCATTTACGCTGGCTCAGGGCATGTAA
- a CDS encoding LptF/LptG family permease, which yields MRILRNYILVEMLPWMAIAIVIITFAFLVGNLVKLADFVINKGVDLSYVGQIFLFLIPKVLSFSIPMALLTATMLAFGRLSSDNEIIAMRSTGINLYKIALPAIMLGLIFSLLSVPLNDKIVPRTHYKTRMLIKELGMRSPAAYLEAGTFIRGFKDYILFIYEIKYAKDRTIFNNVRIYQPQKNAPTRTIIAAGGELIPLPEKNAVKLKLTNGTIEEPNPTNPKNLYKLNFKTYYLTLFVDDSTMQESGKKTKEMTFAELKRNAAELKKSGIDATPVERRIHKRIADSFAPLAFVLIGIPLAITTRRSEKSIGFGISLALIVIYWLLAAVGQVFVTKDILPVWLATWFGNIVIMSIGIAMLYVTVRK from the coding sequence ATGAGAATACTAAGAAACTATATACTGGTGGAAATGCTTCCATGGATGGCCATAGCCATTGTTATCATTACCTTTGCATTCCTGGTAGGCAATCTTGTAAAACTGGCCGATTTCGTCATCAATAAAGGCGTCGATCTAAGCTATGTGGGCCAGATATTCTTATTTTTGATACCCAAAGTTCTGAGCTTTAGCATTCCTATGGCCCTTTTGACAGCGACTATGCTTGCCTTTGGCAGATTATCCAGCGACAATGAGATCATCGCCATGCGCTCAACCGGCATAAACCTCTATAAGATCGCTTTGCCCGCGATAATGCTGGGGCTAATATTCAGCCTTCTTTCCGTGCCGCTTAACGACAAAATAGTACCGCGCACGCATTATAAGACGAGGATGCTCATAAAAGAACTTGGTATGCGCTCACCCGCGGCATACCTGGAAGCCGGCACTTTCATACGGGGATTTAAAGACTACATTCTATTCATATACGAGATCAAATACGCTAAAGACAGGACAATATTTAACAATGTCCGGATATATCAGCCGCAGAAAAATGCGCCCACAAGGACTATAATTGCTGCGGGCGGCGAGTTGATTCCCTTGCCCGAAAAGAATGCGGTTAAGTTAAAATTGACTAACGGCACTATAGAAGAGCCCAACCCCACAAACCCTAAAAACCTCTATAAGCTGAATTTCAAAACATATTATCTCACGCTTTTTGTGGATGACTCTACCATGCAGGAGAGCGGCAAAAAGACAAAAGAGATGACCTTTGCGGAACTCAAACGGAACGCCGCCGAACTTAAAAAATCCGGCATAGACGCGACGCCGGTTGAACGGCGCATACATAAAAGGATAGCCGATTCTTTCGCGCCTCTCGCCTTTGTCCTGATAGGCATACCTCTCGCCATAACTACGCGCAGGAGCGAAAAATCCATAGGATTCGGCATAAGCCTGGCGCTCATAGTAATTTATTGGCTGCTTGCGGCCGTCGGCCAGGTCTTTGTCACCAAGGACATACTTCCCGTATGGCTCGCTACGTGGTTCGGTAATATCGTTATCATGTCAATAGGGATTGCGATGCTTTATGTAACCGTAAGGAAATAG